Proteins encoded together in one Styela clava chromosome 12, kaStyClav1.hap1.2, whole genome shotgun sequence window:
- the LOC120330095 gene encoding uncharacterized protein LOC120330095, with amino-acid sequence MSLTTLFLASILMVLVACQEENTPMDSDAKPQHSFCYSCVVKDKEITNETKCTVDTFTSRTGIRCNSKQYCYTEILRPVEGNDEDILLKRGCTPYYINACLFVMTKEDGNYTKCVKTCNQDQCNTENFINFTVYADPDATCTGGNGSMGMKMGGGLAFFAALFLALLNVI; translated from the exons ATGTCTTTAACAACGCTATTTTTGGCGTCAATCCTGATGGTTTTAG TTGCTTGCCAAGAAGAGAATACTCCTATGGACTCGGATGCAAAGCCTCAGCATTCATTTTGTTATTCTTGCGTGGTAAAAGACAAAGAGATAACGAACGAAACGAAATGTACTGTCGATACATTCACCTCAAGAACAGGAATACGTTGCAACAGCAAGCAATATTGCTATACCGAAATATTGAGACCTG tTGAAGGAAACGATGAAGACATCTTACTGAAACGAGGTTGCACACCGTATTACATAAATGCTTGCCTTTTTGTCATGACGAAGGAAGATGGAAATTATACAAAGTGTGTGAAAACTTGCAATCAAG ATCAATGCAACACagaaaatttcatcaactttaCTGTCTACGCCGACCCAG ATGCGACATGTACTGGTGGTAATGGAAGCATGGGTATGAAGATGGGAGGAGGATTAGCGTTCTTTGCAGCACTTTTTCTTGCGTTGCTAAATGTGATTTAA
- the LOC120330127 gene encoding uncharacterized protein LOC120330127 codes for MKLVSCCILVLIPLLVYSQEINRCRDGSGLARQMFPFTKPMTCAEGIYYTCEDGVEIQHICPEQGHAFNSKTEACESDIDGACSAAAVCPTNHVAGPHPNGYECMEDCTRVGMCWDNRTQKCLCQDNVSCPKQPLPESKCSQSSPAVVHCNPAASLEVYADISSCSNFFLCIFGSRYHFNCAEGEYFSKNAPSYCDVSSNIAPPCGTLYY; via the exons ATGAAGTTGGTCTCGTGTTGTATTCTTGTACTCATTCCATTGCTGGTATATTCACAAG AAATCAATCGCTGTCGAGATGGAAGTGGCTTGGCAAGACAAATGTTTCCCTTCACAAAGCCCATGACATGCGCTGAAGGAATATACTACACCTGCGAAGATG GAGTTGAAATTCAACACATTTGCCCCGAACAGGGTCATGCGTTCAATTCAAAAACAGAAGCGTGCGAATCTGACATCGATGGGGCATGCAGTGCAGCGG CTGTCTGTCCCACAAATCATGTTGCTGGACCTCATCCTAATGGATACGAGTGCATGGAAGAC TGTACTCGTGTTGGGATGTGCTGGGATAATCGAACGCAAAAATGTCTCTGTCAAGATAACGTGAGCTGCCCCAAACAACCTCTTCCAGAATCAAAATGTTCACAAAGTTCTCCGGCTGTTGTGCATTGCAATCCTGCTGCGTCACTTGAGGTTTATGCCGATATTTCGTCATGTAGTAACTTTTTTCTATGCATATTTGGAAGCCGATATCATTTTAATTGTGCCGAAG GCGAATATTTTAGCAAGAATGCTCCTTCGTATTGTGACGTATCCTCGAACATTGCACCACCTTGCGGCACGCTTTACTACTGA
- the LOC120329829 gene encoding uncharacterized protein LOC120329829 translates to MLPCWHFACMNCILNMAQRGEGRAVKCHECRQTSLFENIRYLPKPLKCGCCNQILKNSKVMPCCSKLYCIDCITKKSAVTDARLVCPGGCSYQFHSVDELPKSKLCSLCFRLHTDEALLCDHSVCAGCNQELQKNERGCPLCSAVRNPAPTPANPIHPSQDQIEITMEGLENLNYRPQRNQTEFLVALQALNLIHQLNRSENNGESIQERQAAQMRKIIQDDLPKAFLVLTCVFVAGYFYGMNIMLWIILGASMLITRPHLESAAFICQILNTGLIIMILYNDFYQFLIFTLVEIAHVIPLEIMYRVAFSGLDFYRQILYLWVGSASRLAIAWAFFPDLFVHAVLSGWLVMFLKKILEDRKRGNMT, encoded by the exons ATGCTGCCATGTTGGCATTTCGCCTGTATGAATTGTATACTTAACATGGCACAACGAGGCGAAGGAAG AGCTGTAAAATGTCATGAGTGCAGACAAAcaagtttatttgaaaatattcgttaCCTTCCCAAACCTTTGAAATGTGGATGTTGCAACCAAATtctcaaaaattcaaaagttatgCCATGTTGTTCGAAACTGTACTGCATCGATTGCATTACGAAGAAATCAGCAGTAACGGA TGCGCGGTTGGTTTGTCCTGGCGGTTGTTCATACCAATTTCACAGTGTTgatgaattaccaaaatcgaAGTTATGTAGTTTGTGTTTTCGCTTACATACCGATGAAGCTTTACTGTGTGATCACTCTGTTTGTGCCGGATGTAATCAAGAACTGCAGAAAAACGAAAG GGGGTGTCCGTTGTGTTCGGCAGTAAGAAATCCAGCGCCAACACCGGCAAATCCTATTCACCCCAGTCAGGACCAAATTGAAATAACCATGGAAGGattggaaaatttgaattatcgACCGCAGCGAAATCAAACTGAATTTTTGGTTGCTCTGCAAGCATTGAACCTTATTCATCAACTGAACCGGTCTGAAAACAACGGAGAAAGTATTCAAGAAAGACAAGCTGCACAGATGAGG AAAATCATTCAAGACGACTTGCCAAAAGCATTTTTGGTTCTCACCTGCGTCTTTGTAGCCGGTTATTTCTATGGAATGAATATCATGTTGTGGATTATCTTGGGAGCATCAATGCTAATCACGAGACCTCATCTTGAATCAGCTGCATTTATTTGTCAAATCCTTAATACAGGATTGATTATAATGATTCTCTACAATGATTTCTATCAATTTCTCATTTTTACACTAGTTGAAATAGCTCATGTTATACCATTAGAAATTATGTATCGAGTCGCGTTCAGTGGATTAGATTTCTATCGACAAATTCTATATTTGTGGGTTGGTTCTGCGTCTAGGCTTGCCATAGCTTGGGCATTTTTTCCTGACTTGTTCGTTCACGCTGTACTGTCTGGATGGCTTgttatgtttttgaaaaaaatacttgaaGATAGAAAGCGTGGGAACATGACATAA
- the LOC120329828 gene encoding uncharacterized protein LOC120329828: MEVTDRTKRKRFTKHRTRAEVRKNELPPSKWQNLSSRYPLATIPRPTDERPDPTRKLKKIGELVKLPSKSKKFKKHETGRKGKLKKLSEKKDLDQARPSIPRKTTTLQKVGSTASNDAPPSCKNVHISLPDYEHMPILPNASRVTDAGRHLNIFQIITIVNMIFSLLSSVILISFLESSREDILENNKDISKMKINMERFQRDLYRDVYKRTNPLKSQLSVIEEDMLLIAANLTNSSMFNIEALRFDTAKKLNLIENNMLEVEQNLEKSNQNLNNLLGGVQSEIGEVKLGVRNLSSDSLRFENQLKDIEIEQESNKINITVLVDTIQHKIERLDRNVTMYEKSFQIELSEVDEKVEKLKNFQLQETNKTNILLRDAEEQQKMVDLALSKLETTETSLLNLKTEIIDLSQSLFMNTNNLSSLSNDVERFRNDLEQKLENLTVLSEIPVLNSELRRIKRDLQDETTKVNENNKSHGQQLDLIMENIHEINTSVVKLDKETKNLLTMLSFNDKKVDNVLAANKVINASINGVTAEMKSQNDTISNLTEWFDQNNNRDKYMRDEFARLQNESEYFNIRIQDIEAIIDSKARLKELKSLREKRKRMEKWRNLEKRYQNITNSTTSSLNKEYENLRNEGVVLYSEKSLEELENALAKLTSDIDKINNNYSRLSENTSKCEILFENVQNWKEVTMNNKDNIVEIKKSMENFKNSENIVDQCMERFSSDYSERFEEFNKKLMFVKKFENLHKNELKNFTSIINSQAQNIEELQNKLQECTSHTENSIGDMNIKIQNVNNHLQDFEHSINDSLSRAVTKIQNMESLQMSSKKKWTEIENQITSMQNQDQQNETSQLINDVKLLDDKVEDLTAEAEKVQSAFKDLILDYRDIRNMSHLLEVELKKHKNNVENHTHTFTDVNRKIASLEENQIPNATLEKLKAAINNSRKDCEAKIIDAINMLEKDIFSSSEKVQSEIINIKRELNSLVTNLNTDNDQTIMTMTEEHLKIEKYLTQVNGSLDAMQLDVNGIKNDLETFQNIRREYDTLDGKIKVLSTKLNNVTSKLQRMQFDINSEETYATNINENSFRELNETCSNLMNEIDSIKKNFKEDRTYDELFSSLETLSIDLAKTNERLNSIDYNTGELKTEVVNLNTLLDEIMTKFDSFEEKITEKQNLSETRINNLEVSSKKQMRNSASMKELIEGKQNLNKAVDSLLDRENEHSLRVETLEEVQASQFRILQSVEIATANLKRRLDKIQARFLESD, from the exons ATGGAGGTAACAGACAGGACTAAAAG AAAAAGATTTACCAAACACCGCACAAGGGCTGAAGTGAGAAAAAACGAGTTGCCACCATCTAAATGGCAGAATTTATCTTCAAGATATCCTTTGGCAACTATACCAAGACCAACGGACGAAAGGCCCGACCCCACccgcaaattgaaaaaaattggggaGCTCGTTAA GTTGCCGAGCAAAagcaaaaagtttaaaaaacacGAAACTGGGAGAAAGGGTAAATTGAAGAAATTGAGTGAGAAAAAGGATTTAGATCAAGCCAGACCATCAATACCACGAAAGACTACAACACTTCAAAAAGTTGGTTCTACTGCATCAAACGATGCACCACCAAGTTGCAAAAATGTTCACATATCTCTTCCAGACTATGAGCACATGCCTATTTTACCAAACGCATCTCGTGTTACTG ACGCGGGACGTCACTTGAACATCTTCCAAATTATAACTATCGTGAACATGATTTTTTCGTTATTATCTTCAGTCATATTGATATCTTTTTTAG AGTCCAGCAGAGAAGATATATTGGAAAATAACAAGGATATCAGTAAAATGAAAATCAACATGGAACGATTCCAAAGAGATCTTTACCGCGATGTTTACAAGAGAACAAACCCGTTAAAATCTCAACTTTCTGTTATTGAAGAAGACATGTTGTTAATTGCTGCTAATTTAACGAATTCATCAATGTTCAACATAGAAGCACTTAGGTTTGATACTGCCAAGAAGCTTAATCTCATAGAAAACAATATGTTAGAAGTGGaacaaaatttggaaaaatcaAATCAGAACTTGAATAATTTATTGGGTGGTGTTCAATCAGAAATAGGAGAAGTAAAACTTGGTGTTAGAAATTTGTCGAGCGATTCTTTGAGATTTGAGAATCAATTAAAAGACATTGAAATAGAACAGGAatcgaataaaataaatataactgttCTTGTAGACACCATCCAACATAAAATTGAAAGGCTGGATCGAAACGTAACTATGTACGAGAAAAGTTTTCAAATAGAGTTGTCTGAAGTTGATGAAAAAGTAGAAAAacttaaaaattttcaactgcaggaaacaaataaaactaataTTCTCCTACGGGACGCTGAGGAGCAGCAGAAAATGGTTGATCTAGCGTTATCGAAACTTGAAACAACTGAAACTTCTTTGCTAAATTTGAAGACTGAAATAATAGATTTATCGCAATCGTTGTTCATGAATACAAATAACTTATCGTCTTTATCAAATGACGTGGAACGTTTTAGAAATGATTTGGAACAAAAGTTGGAAAACTTAACTGTGCTGTCTGAAATACCAGTTCTTAACAGTGAACTGAGGAGAATTAAAAGAGATCTACAAGACGAGACGACAAAAGTTAATGAGAACAATAAAAGCCATGGACAACAATTAGATTTGATTATGGAAAACATCCACGAAATAAACACATCTGTCGTGAAGTTAGACAAAGAGACAAAGAACCTGTTGACAATGTTATCATTTAATGATAAAAAAGTAGATAATGTACTCGCGGCAAATAAAGTGATAAATGCTAGTATCAATGGAGTGACTGCAGAAATGAAAAGTCAAAACgatacaatttcaaatttgacagAATGGTTTGATCAAAATAACAACAGAGATAAATATATGAGAGACGAATTCGCACGATTGCAAAATGAGTCGGAATATTTCAATATCAGGATACAAGACATTGAAGCAATAATAGACTCGAAAGCCAGATTGAAAGAATTAAAATCTCTCAGAGAAAAAAGAAAGCGGATGGAAAAATGGAGAAACCTGGAAAAACGATACCAAAATATTACAAACTCTACAACATCTTCTCTGAACAAAGAATATGAAAATCTGCGGAATGAAGGCGTAGTTTTGTATTCAGAAAAATCGTTGGAAGAACTTGAAAACGCACTAGCAAAATTAACCTCCGATATTGataagataaataataattattcacGACTTTCTGAAAACACTAGCAAATGTGAAATACtttttgaaaatgttcaaaACTGGAAAGAAGTGACAATGAATAATAAAGACAATATTGTCGAAATAAAGAAGTCaatggaaaatttcaaaaacagcgAAAACATTGTTGACCAATGCATGGAACGATTCTCATCGGATTATTCTGAGCGGTTTGAAGAGTTTAATAAGAAACTAATGTTcgtgaaaaagtttgaaaatttacataaaaatgaGTTGAAAAACTTTACCTCAATAATCAATTCTCAAGCCCAAAACATTGAggaattgcaaaataaattgcAGGAATGCACAAGTCATACCGAAAATAGTATCGGagatatgaatataaaaattcaaaatgttaaTAATCACTTGCAAGACTTTGAACATTCCATTAATGATTCTTTGAGTAGAGCGGTGACTAagatacaaaatatggaaagtTTGCAAATGTCTTCGAAGAAAAAATGGACGGAAATAGAAAACCAAATAACAAGTATGCAAAATCAAGATCAACAAAATGAAACTTCGCAACTAATAAATGATGTAAAACTTTTAGATGATAAGGTCGAAGATTTGACTGCCGAAGCTGAAAAAGTTCAATCTGCTTTTAAAGATTTGATCTTGGATTATAGAGATATTAGAAACATGAGTCACCTACTAGAAGTGGAActtaaaaaacataaaaataatgtcGAAAACCATACACACACTTTTACAGATGTAAACAGAAAAATTGCTTCCTTGGAAGAGAATCAAATTCCTAATGCAACGTTGGAAAAACTAAAAGCGGCAATTAACAATTCAAGAAAAGATTGCGAAGCAAAAATTATTGATGCAATAAATATGCTAGAAAAAGATATATTTTCATCGTCTGAGAAAGTTCAGTCTGaaatcataaatataaaaagagaATTGAATAGTTTGGTAACAAACCTAAATACAGACAATGATCAGACAATCATGACAATGACCGAAGAACatctaaaaattgaaaaatatttgactcAAGTCAACGGCTCTCTGGATGCGATGCAACTTGATGTTAATGGCATTAAAAACGATCTGGAAACATTTCAGAACATACGCCGTGAATATGATACATTGGATGGTAAAATCAAAGTGTTGTCTACCAAATTAAACAACGTAACTTCTAAATTACAAAGAATGcaatttgatataaatagtGAAGAGACATATGCCACTAACATAAATGAAAATTCATTCCGAGAACTGAATGAAACGTGTTCAAACCTCATGAATGAAATCGACTCAATAAAG AAAAACTTTAAAGAGGACAGAACATACGACGAACTCTTTTCCAGTTTGGAAACGTTGTCCATCGACTTGGCAAAAACAAATGAACGATTAAATAGTATCGATTATAACACTGGTGAACTAAAGACAGAAGTAGTGAATTTGAACACATTGCTTGATGAGATAATGACAAA